A single region of the Amphiura filiformis chromosome 7, Afil_fr2py, whole genome shotgun sequence genome encodes:
- the LOC140157773 gene encoding craniofacial development protein 2-like: MTILQVYAPNTADCEEMVDEFYDLLQTTVNKTPKSDVLIIMGDLNAKVGTNWQQWENILGKHGYGEVNQRGEKLLNFCAVNDLCISNTIFKQKKDSRQWTWESPDQRTHNKIDYIMISNKWKNCVCKMPEATQALTLDQTISL; this comes from the coding sequence ATGACCATTCTGCAAGTATATGCTCCAAACACAGCTGACTGTGAAGAAATGGTAGATGAATTCTACGATCTTCTCCAGACTACTGTTAATAAAACTCCAAAAAGTGATGTCCTCATCATCATGGGAGACTTAAATGCTAAAGTTGGAACCAATTGGCAACAGTGGGAGAATATCCTAGGCAAACATGGTTATGGTGAAGTAAACCAACGTGGTGAAAAACTTCTCAACTTCTGTGCCGTAAATGATTTATGTATTAGCAATACAATATTCAAACAGAAAAAGGATTCAAGACAATGGACATGGGAGTCTCCAGATCAACGCACGCACAACAAAATAGACTATATCATGATAAGCAACAAGTGGAAAAACTGTGTGTGCAAAATGCCAGAAGCTACCCAAGCGCTGACATTGGATCAGACCATCAGCTTGTAA